TTGAGGAATTAATAAGCCAACTCCTGGCTATACTATTGCTCGTTTGTCATCCAAGACTATCGCCAAATGCTGATTTTGTTTAAACTCAACTAGCTTAAAAATGCCTATCACTCTTTGATCCAAGGCTAAATTTTCTACACGTGGAAGTAGTTGTTCTGGACTAGGGCGATCGTCCTTCAACCAAAAAGCTTACTCCTAGCATCTACAACAGAGAGTTAACCAAGCGCGATCGTACTCTCCCCATATCTTACTTTGACTTTCGTTTCGACTTGGACGGCGTTCGGTATGCGCCAAAGTATTTTTCACTGCGGTAACGAAGCCACATCCGCAACTGCTGCGGAATCTGGTCTTTTTGTTCTTTCGTCAGCGTGTTATAAAGCGCTAAGGCGCGATCGCGTTCTCCCCGACAAGCAGCATTATTATGGGCATCCCAATAGCTACGGGCAACCCGAATCCGCCGACAGACTTCCTTGATGAGTGCTTCTCCCGTGAGAGGATTTTCCTGCTTTGCCATACTTCAATCAGAACGCCCTACCCTAAATCCTAACCTGTAGCATCAAGGCGATCGCTCCTTCTTCGATTTAGTGTTTGGAAGGATTATGCGATCGCCACTTCTTCTAAGTCTAATAATCGGTGTAGCCAGTAGTGTTCTAACCGTCTCTATTCCTAACTCCCCGTTCCTGGCGGCTAAAACCACGACTCCGAATCAAAGGCTACTCAATCAACCTCAACCAGTGTCACGACAAGCTGCACTGACACTCGAACGAACAGCCTGTTTTGGCTTTTGCCCCATTTATAAGCTCACTGTTTATGGCAATGGCAAGGTGGTTTACGAGGGCAAACGGTTTGTGAAAGTGACTGGCACCCGAACAACAACTATCAGTAAAACAGCAGCTAGAAAGCTCATTGCAGACTTTCAAAAGCTTAACTACTTCAAGCTTCAAGACAGCTACACAGGTGGACACACTGATGATCCTTCTGCCATCACCTCATTGAGGATGGGCAAGAAACAAAAAATAGTACATTATTACCTCCCTTCACCTGACGCACCGACCCAACTAACAGAATTAGAAAATAAAATTGATACCGTAGTGAATTCTAAGCAGTGGATTGGAACAGATGCTGAATGCGCCCCACGAGGAACTACGAAGTAATTAGATTGGCGTTCGCGCAGCGTGCCGGAGGCATCCGCTCCTACTCAATTGCTGCAAAACTTTGCCCCATAGATAGTCGCAATCAGGCAATTCAAGAATCCGTAAAATAGTCCTAAACAGACCGTGGCTGCGCTAGTATGATGCACAAGGAAGTTGCGTGTTAACTGAGATAGAAGCTGAACGCAACAGAGCGATCGCAGCTAGAGTATAGGGCAGCACAACTGGCAGAGCGGCTAAGAGCTGCGGGTCTCGATCCAGATATCTAAAATTATCCCGCCAAGGGTTCGTTCATTTTGATTACCGAAGGTTTCCCGATGTCAAAATCTCCCTCGATTATCAATGCTGATATGAGTCGCTCGGTTACTCCAGAAATTCTGAAAGGTTTGGAAGGTTTCCTTGCCTTTATCGATGACGCAACAGATACCGAGGCAGTTTTTGATATTGCTGCTGCCTTAGCCAAGCATGAAGTTTCTACTGCCGCGATTACCTATCTCAAGTCCTATCCTGAAATCGCTCAACTTTTTGAAGAACAATATATTGCACCGACTCCCAATCTAGAAGCGTTACTCAAGCTGCCTGAAGATTCGTTAGGCTTTGCCTATGCCTCTCATATGCGAGCAGCCAACCTCGATCCAGAGTTCTATCGCAAAGTCGAGCTGATTGATGAATGGAACTATTTAGCACTGCGTATGCGACAAACCCATGATATTTGGCATACCGTTACAGGATTTGGCACCGATATTGCTGGAGAGATTGGGCTGCAAGCATTTTCAATCGCGCAAAATCGCTCTCCGCTTGCAGTGATGTTGATTGCCGGAATCACCCTGAATACGATCAAGATGAACAGGGATTTAAACCCGCTTGTACGTATCATTCAGCAGGGCTACGATTTGGGGTATCAGGCAAAACCCTTTCTAGGGCAGAAGTGGGAAGAGGCTTGGGAAAAGCCTCTAGCAGACTGGAGAGCGGAGTTAAATGTCACTCCTTTTCGCCATGTTTGACCAGAGCTAGCGGTTGTTTAATCTGCCACGTCTTATCCTGGGATTCCAGCAAAGACTGATGGTGAGAAGCCAACGTAGAGCGATGCCCGACACTCAAAAAAGTTGTCCCTTTCGCGTGTAAATTCGGAGTACACGCGAATCGGTGGCTGCGGCTATCAAGCGATCGCGCTAGGTGAATCGCCACTGCTAATCCTTATCTTCTCCATCCTTCTCCTCTTCTCCATCATTCTCCTCATCGTCATCCTGATCGGAGGATTGAGTGTTCTCTTGGCGCTCGTCATCGTCATCATCAGCCTGATTAACGTTCTCGGATTCTTTTTCCGATTCTTCTACAGGTTCGGGATTTTTAGCGGCTTCACCACAACCAACCAGAACGATATTACCTGCGAACATCACAAGCAGACCCAAGCAAAAAGCACTAAAAGATTTATTCCACAGCGGTATCATTTGGGATTTGGGTTCTCCATCAATACTATTCATTTCTTTTTAAACTTTAGCGAACTGCACTGGATTTAAACCTTAGATTGGATTTATCTATGGTCATAAATTGGGTTATGGCTGGACTTGTGCTTGCCACCCTCCCTTGAATTGACTATTTCAATGACCAGGTATTTTCGCACAAATGGGATGTTTCCGCCCATCGCCCTAAAATATCAGGTAGTGGATGGAAGTTCCAACAACTCCGGTTGTTCTTCGACAAGAGCCAGAGGTTGTTTGAGCTGCCAAGTCTTATCCTGGGAGAGTTCCAGCAAAGACTGATGGTAAGAAGCCAACGTAGCGCGATGCCCCACACTTAAGAAAGTAGTCCCTTTCGCCTGCAAATGTTGATATAATCGCTCCTCGTTGCTTAAATCTAGGGCGCTGGTCGCTTCATCCAGGATGGCGTAGTTGGGTTTATTCAGCAACAACCGAGCGAAAGTTAGCCGTTGTTGTTCACCCAACGAGAGGACATCTGCCCAATCTTGTTCGGCATCAAAGCCGCCAAATCGTTCATCCAGTCCCGCCAAGTTCACCTGTTCCAGCACTTGCTTTAAGTGTTCGTCGTCAACCTCAAGGTGCGTGTTGGGATACAGCAATTGATCGCGCAGAGTACCCAGCACCATGTAAGGACGTTGCGGCAAAAATAGGATCTGGTTCGATTCAGGGCGAATAATGGTTCCTGTACCAGAATCCCATAACCCCGCGATCGCTCTCAGCAGCGAACTCTTACCGCAACCACTTGGCCCCATCACCAAAAGTCCCTGTGCAGCAGGTAACTCTATGGACAAATCTTCTACTAATGTGCGCTGATAATTGGGAGTTTGCAGGCTGAGATGTTCGACTGCCAGCCGATCTGCTGATACCGTCTGAATCCTAGGTTGCTCATCGGATGCCCGATCAGCCTCTACCTGTTCTAAAAACTGGGCAAAGGTATAGAGACGATTAATCCCAGCGCCAAAAGTGGTCAATTGTTGGAAGCGGGCAACGACAACATTGAGCGAGAAAAAGACGCGGACAAAAGCACCTTGTGCCTCAGACACCTTACCCACCTCCATTTCTCCGGCAAAAATCGCGGGTGCGACAACTAGGGCAGGCAGGACGAAGGGGATGAACTCATAAGCGTTGGTGAGAACATTTAAGTTTAATTCCCAAACCAGCAGACGCTTGACATTCTCAAACACATCGAGGAACCGATGCTTAACTTGATTCGACTCCTGTTCTTCCCCTCGATAGAATGCGATCGCTTCCGCATTCTCCCGAATCCTCACCAAGCCAAAACGGAGATTCGCTTCCTTCTTCAATTGTTCAAAGTTGAGTCGGACAAGCGGCTTACCAAATACAAAAGTTGTTACTACTGTCCCAATTAGGGCATATAGCACCAGAAACAACACCAGGGGTTTAGAAATGCCCCAAAGTACACTGCTGAAGGCGATCGTTGACAGCACAGACTGCACCAACACCAGCACAAAGGTGAGAGATTCCTGGGTAAAACTCCTAACATCCTCTGCAATCCGCTGATCCGGGTTATCAATTTCGGTTCCTGAGATATGCAGATTGTAATAAGCGCGATTGTGAAAGTAATTATCCACGAATCGATGGGTAAGCCATTTGCGCCATTGCAAACTCAGGCGATCGCGCAGATAGGTATAGCCTGCGAGC
This genomic stretch from Coleofasciculus sp. FACHB-1120 harbors:
- a CDS encoding Precorrin-3B methylase, which produces MAKQENPLTGEALIKEVCRRIRVARSYWDAHNNAACRGERDRALALYNTLTKEQKDQIPQQLRMWLRYRSEKYFGAYRTPSKSKRKSK
- a CDS encoding ABC transporter ATP-binding protein/permease encodes the protein MDRLNFNVVQQFWTIAKSYWSGDEKWQARGLLLGVVLLLLAYTGLSVVLNNKRGVLISALSARDEPRFWETVIIFIAVLVIYAPLLAGYTYLRDRLSLQWRKWLTHRFVDNYFHNRAYYNLHISGTEIDNPDQRIAEDVRSFTQESLTFVLVLVQSVLSTIAFSSVLWGISKPLVLFLVLYALIGTVVTTFVFGKPLVRLNFEQLKKEANLRFGLVRIRENAEAIAFYRGEEQESNQVKHRFLDVFENVKRLLVWELNLNVLTNAYEFIPFVLPALVVAPAIFAGEMEVGKVSEAQGAFVRVFFSLNVVVARFQQLTTFGAGINRLYTFAQFLEQVEADRASDEQPRIQTVSADRLAVEHLSLQTPNYQRTLVEDLSIELPAAQGLLVMGPSGCGKSSLLRAIAGLWDSGTGTIIRPESNQILFLPQRPYMVLGTLRDQLLYPNTHLEVDDEHLKQVLEQVNLAGLDERFGGFDAEQDWADVLSLGEQQRLTFARLLLNKPNYAILDEATSALDLSNEERLYQHLQAKGTTFLSVGHRATLASYHQSLLELSQDKTWQLKQPLALVEEQPELLELPSTT
- a CDS encoding Coq4 family protein; the encoded protein is MSKSPSIINADMSRSVTPEILKGLEGFLAFIDDATDTEAVFDIAAALAKHEVSTAAITYLKSYPEIAQLFEEQYIAPTPNLEALLKLPEDSLGFAYASHMRAANLDPEFYRKVELIDEWNYLALRMRQTHDIWHTVTGFGTDIAGEIGLQAFSIAQNRSPLAVMLIAGITLNTIKMNRDLNPLVRIIQQGYDLGYQAKPFLGQKWEEAWEKPLADWRAELNVTPFRHV
- a CDS encoding DUF6438 domain-containing protein — its product is MRSPLLLSLIIGVASSVLTVSIPNSPFLAAKTTTPNQRLLNQPQPVSRQAALTLERTACFGFCPIYKLTVYGNGKVVYEGKRFVKVTGTRTTTISKTAARKLIADFQKLNYFKLQDSYTGGHTDDPSAITSLRMGKKQKIVHYYLPSPDAPTQLTELENKIDTVVNSKQWIGTDAECAPRGTTK